A portion of the Phycisphaerales bacterium genome contains these proteins:
- the rpoC gene encoding DNA-directed RNA polymerase subunit beta' yields MAETVYDRINDFSAVKVTLASPNDIRAWSYGEVKKPETINYRTYRPEKDGLFCERIFGPERDYECACGKYRGVKYKGIICDRCGVKVTHSRVRRKRMGHINLASPIVHIWFFKSMPSRLGTLLGLKTTELERVIYYQDYVIIEAEPGLQLEDGTKIEAQTIITEDKYRAAVLEFGNAFRAMMGAEAIRELIDRLDLDELAGQLRQELKETRSKQKIKDLAKRLKLVENIRKSENDPSWLVMDVIPVIPPDLRPLVLLESGNFATSDLNDLYRRIINRNNRLKKLMDLNAPEVIIRNEKRMLQQAVDNLFDNARCRRPVVGSSNRTLKSLTDMIKGKQGRFRENLLGKRVDYSARSVIVVGPELKLWQCGLPKKIALELYQPFIIRKLREHGLADTIKSAKRMLERRDPEVWDILEEVIDQHPVLLNRAPTLHRMGIQAFEPVLVEGNAIKVHPLVCTGFNADFDGDQMAVHLPLSVEAQAEAHVLMLSTHNVFSPANGQPIISPSQDIVLGVYYLTLMAPDAGTDTKNLPTFKDRSEAILAFEQGKIKMHDRIVVRLELFNQVVNSQGGAIEPLPENRRIVTTAGRCLFSEILEPGMAFYNCSLGKKGCARVIDDVFAVSGKPATIDLLDRLKEIGFKRSTVAGLSFGVTDMRVPADKQELLAEAQKKVDRVEKNYDRGIITERERYNQLLDIWAGCREKVTKSLIETLKNDRRLPDGQEAPIDDKSAAPYLNPVYLMSDSGARGNVSQMMQLAGMRGLMAKPSGEIIETPIRANFREGLSVLEYFSSTHGARKGLADTALKTADSGYLTRKLCDVAQSVIIGEVDCGSRRGIPKRAVYKGEQVDVPLSEQVVGRVSLHSIVDPVTDEQIVGANEMISEEAAARIDEIGIGEVFVRSPLTSESRTGCSVLDYGMDMSIGKIVEEGMAVGIIAAQSIGEPGTQLTMRTFHTGGIGTRDVAESEFRATFAGTIELRDCAEVQGEDEDGAEVLISLKRNGEVAILDDKGRELDKSKMPYGALIYVKPGETVKKGAVLVKWDPHRTPILAEKGGKIQFVDIEVGQTVREDDAGQGKKAFVVIEHKGTRSPQINVVDESGQILDFHYLPAKARIEVQDGQEIKAGQMIARQPRQAERSQDIVGGLPRVTEIFEARKPKDPAVMAEISGKIEIYSDKRKGKITIRVVSDSGIEKDHHVPRDKQLRVHTGDFVSAGDQLTEGPLDPKDILRIKGEEAVWLYMLEEVQNVYRAQGVKINDKHIELILSQMMRKVQVQNAGDTDLLPQEVVDRYVFSQKNREILSMGRIVEAGDTDLRVGQMYTRDEIKEANARAEAEGKEGAKAKKPKPAVGRTLLLGITKASLQSESFLSGASFQETTKVLTEAALKGASDHLIGLKENVLLGHLIPAGTGFRGYQDIRVKPLVQLAPMSADGLEDGNGSEHLLEDGDSSSVMPQVEVKDFVMGESADHAQ; encoded by the coding sequence ATGGCCGAAACCGTGTACGACCGCATCAACGACTTCTCCGCCGTCAAGGTGACGCTGGCCTCGCCCAACGACATCCGGGCGTGGTCTTATGGCGAAGTGAAGAAGCCCGAAACGATCAACTACCGCACGTACCGCCCCGAGAAGGACGGGCTGTTCTGCGAGCGCATCTTCGGGCCCGAGCGCGACTACGAGTGCGCCTGCGGCAAGTACCGCGGCGTGAAGTACAAGGGCATCATCTGCGACCGCTGCGGCGTGAAGGTGACCCACAGCCGCGTGCGCCGCAAGCGCATGGGCCACATCAACCTGGCCAGCCCGATCGTCCACATCTGGTTCTTCAAGAGCATGCCCAGCCGCCTGGGCACGCTGCTGGGGCTCAAGACGACCGAGCTCGAGCGCGTGATCTACTACCAGGACTACGTGATCATCGAGGCCGAGCCGGGGCTGCAACTCGAGGACGGCACGAAGATCGAGGCCCAGACGATCATCACCGAGGATAAGTACCGCGCCGCAGTGCTCGAGTTCGGCAACGCCTTCCGCGCCATGATGGGCGCCGAGGCCATCCGCGAACTCATCGATCGCCTCGACTTGGACGAGCTTGCCGGCCAGCTCCGCCAGGAACTGAAGGAAACCCGCAGCAAGCAGAAGATCAAGGACCTGGCCAAGCGGCTGAAGCTGGTCGAGAACATCCGCAAGAGCGAGAACGATCCGTCGTGGCTGGTGATGGACGTGATCCCCGTGATCCCGCCGGACCTGCGCCCGCTGGTCCTGCTCGAGAGCGGCAACTTCGCCACGAGCGATCTGAACGACCTCTACCGCCGCATCATCAACCGCAACAACCGGTTGAAGAAGCTGATGGACCTGAACGCGCCCGAGGTCATCATCCGCAACGAGAAGCGCATGCTCCAGCAGGCCGTCGACAACCTGTTCGACAACGCCCGCTGCCGCCGCCCGGTGGTCGGTTCGAGCAACCGCACGCTCAAGTCCCTGACCGACATGATCAAGGGCAAGCAGGGCCGCTTCCGCGAGAACCTGCTGGGTAAGCGCGTCGACTACTCGGCGCGCTCGGTGATCGTCGTGGGTCCCGAACTCAAGCTGTGGCAGTGCGGCCTGCCCAAGAAGATCGCACTGGAGCTCTACCAGCCGTTCATCATCCGCAAGCTGCGTGAGCATGGGCTGGCCGACACCATCAAGAGCGCCAAGCGTATGCTCGAGCGTCGCGACCCTGAGGTGTGGGACATCCTCGAGGAAGTCATCGACCAGCACCCCGTGCTGCTCAACCGTGCTCCGACCCTCCACCGAATGGGCATCCAAGCCTTCGAGCCCGTGCTCGTGGAAGGCAATGCCATCAAGGTGCACCCGCTCGTATGTACCGGCTTCAACGCCGACTTCGACGGCGACCAGATGGCCGTGCACCTGCCCCTGAGCGTCGAGGCCCAGGCCGAGGCGCACGTGCTGATGCTGAGCACGCACAACGTGTTCAGCCCGGCCAACGGCCAGCCGATCATCTCGCCCAGCCAGGACATCGTGCTGGGCGTCTACTACCTGACGCTGATGGCGCCCGATGCGGGCACCGACACCAAGAATCTGCCGACGTTCAAGGACCGCTCCGAGGCGATCCTGGCGTTCGAGCAGGGCAAGATCAAGATGCACGACCGCATCGTCGTGCGTCTGGAACTGTTCAACCAGGTGGTCAACAGCCAGGGCGGGGCCATCGAGCCGCTGCCCGAGAATCGCCGCATCGTGACCACGGCCGGGCGTTGCCTGTTCAGCGAGATCCTCGAGCCGGGCATGGCGTTCTACAACTGCTCGCTGGGCAAGAAGGGCTGCGCCCGCGTCATCGACGACGTGTTCGCCGTCTCGGGCAAGCCCGCGACCATCGACCTGCTCGATCGTCTCAAGGAGATCGGCTTCAAGCGTTCGACCGTCGCCGGCCTGAGCTTCGGCGTGACCGACATGCGCGTGCCCGCCGACAAGCAGGAACTGCTGGCCGAAGCGCAGAAGAAGGTTGACCGCGTCGAGAAGAACTACGACCGAGGCATCATCACCGAACGCGAGCGGTACAACCAGCTGCTGGACATCTGGGCCGGCTGCCGCGAGAAGGTGACCAAGAGCCTGATCGAGACGCTCAAGAACGATCGCCGTCTGCCCGATGGTCAGGAAGCGCCCATCGACGACAAGAGCGCGGCGCCCTACCTCAACCCCGTGTACCTCATGAGCGACTCGGGCGCACGCGGTAACGTGAGCCAGATGATGCAGCTCGCCGGCATGCGAGGCCTAATGGCCAAGCCCAGCGGCGAGATCATCGAGACGCCAATTCGCGCCAACTTCCGCGAGGGCCTGAGCGTGCTGGAGTACTTCAGCTCCACGCACGGTGCTCGTAAGGGCCTGGCCGACACCGCCCTGAAGACCGCCGATTCGGGCTATCTGACCCGTAAGCTCTGCGACGTCGCCCAGTCGGTCATCATCGGCGAGGTCGACTGCGGCAGCCGCCGCGGCATCCCCAAGCGCGCCGTCTACAAGGGCGAGCAGGTCGACGTGCCGCTCAGCGAGCAGGTCGTCGGCCGTGTCAGCCTGCACTCGATCGTCGACCCGGTGACCGACGAGCAGATCGTCGGCGCCAACGAGATGATTTCCGAAGAGGCCGCCGCCCGCATCGACGAGATCGGCATCGGCGAGGTCTTCGTCCGCAGTCCGCTCACCAGCGAGAGCCGCACCGGCTGCTCGGTGCTTGACTACGGCATGGACATGTCCATCGGCAAGATCGTCGAAGAGGGCATGGCGGTGGGCATCATCGCCGCCCAGTCGATCGGCGAGCCCGGCACGCAGCTCACCATGCGTACGTTCCACACCGGTGGCATCGGTACGCGTGACGTCGCCGAGAGCGAGTTCCGCGCCACGTTTGCCGGTACGATCGAGCTCCGCGACTGCGCCGAGGTGCAGGGCGAGGACGAAGACGGCGCCGAGGTGCTCATCTCGCTGAAGCGAAACGGCGAGGTCGCCATCCTCGACGACAAGGGCCGCGAGCTCGACAAGAGCAAGATGCCCTATGGCGCCCTGATCTACGTCAAGCCCGGCGAGACCGTCAAGAAGGGCGCCGTGCTGGTCAAGTGGGACCCGCACCGCACGCCCATCCTCGCCGAGAAGGGCGGCAAGATCCAGTTCGTCGACATCGAGGTCGGCCAGACCGTGCGTGAAGACGACGCCGGCCAGGGCAAGAAGGCCTTCGTGGTCATCGAGCACAAGGGCACGCGTTCGCCGCAGATCAACGTGGTGGACGAAAGCGGCCAGATCCTCGACTTCCACTACCTTCCCGCCAAGGCGCGTATCGAGGTGCAGGACGGCCAGGAGATCAAGGCCGGCCAGATGATCGCCCGCCAGCCGCGGCAGGCCGAGCGCAGCCAGGACATCGTCGGTGGTCTGCCCCGCGTGACGGAGATCTTCGAGGCCCGCAAGCCCAAGGACCCCGCCGTCATGGCCGAGATCTCGGGCAAGATCGAGATCTACAGCGACAAGCGCAAGGGCAAGATCACCATCCGCGTGGTGTCCGATTCGGGCATCGAGAAGGACCACCACGTGCCGCGCGACAAGCAGCTGCGTGTGCACACGGGCGACTTCGTCAGCGCGGGCGATCAGCTCACCGAGGGTCCGCTGGATCCCAAGGACATCCTGCGAATCAAGGGCGAAGAGGCCGTCTGGCTTTATATGCTCGAAGAGGTGCAGAACGTCTATCGGGCCCAGGGCGTGAAGATCAATGACAAGCACATCGAGCTGATCCTCAGCCAGATGATGCGCAAGGTGCAGGTGCAGAACGCCGGCGACACCGACCTGCTGCCGCAGGAAGTGGTCGATCGCTACGTGTTCAGCCAGAAGAACCGCGAGATCCTCAGCATGGGCCGCATCGTGGAGGCCGGCGACACCGATCTCCGCGTGGGCCAGATGTACACCCGCGACGAGATCAAGGAAGCCAACGCACGGGCCGAGGCCGAGGGCAAGGAAGGCGCCAAGGCCAAAAAGCCCAAGCCCGCCGTTGGTCGCACGTTGCTGCTGGGCATCACCAAGGCCAGCCTCCAAAGCGAGAGCTTCCTCTCGGGTGCATCGTTCCAGGAGACCACCAAGGTGCTCACCGAGGCCGCCCTCAAGGGCGCGTCGGATCACCTCATCGGCCTCAAGGAGAACGTGCTGCTGGGCCACCTCATCCCCGCCGGCACGGGCTTCCGCGGCTATCAGGACATCCGCGTCAAGCCGCTCGTGCAGCTCGCGCCGATGTCGGCCGATGGGCTCGAGGACGGCAACGGCTCGGAGCACCTGCTCGAGGACGGCGACTCGTCCAGCGTCATGCCCCAGGTCGAGGTCAAGGACTTCGTCATGGGCGAGAGCGCCGACCACGCCCAGTGA
- the carB gene encoding carbamoyl-phosphate synthase large subunit, which produces MPKRDDIRTILVLGSGPIVIGQGCEFDYSGAQACKALRAEGCRVVLVNSNPATIMTDPSMSDRTYIEPITPESVRKIIQKECDQAAGGQGIDAILPTLGGQTALNCACALFDNGTLDEFGIEMIGADRQVIHRAEDREAFRKVCEAEGLPLAPSRTVTSLDEAMEALEELGLPSIVRPAFTLGGWGGGVAYNTDEFRQQVARGLSASMIGQVQIDKSLLGWKEYELEVVRDKKDNCVIVCGIENIDAMGVHTGDSITVAPVLTLTDKEYQVLRDAAFAVVRAVGVETGGSNVQFAVNPNPTPNEDGTEAFEFVVVEMNPRVSRSSALASKATGFPIAKIAARLALGYTLDELRNDITATTSACFEPSIDYVVTKMPRWTFEKFPEADETLTTQMKSVGEAMAIGRTFKESLQKAIRSMEVKRFGLGLDRNDKWLTATRAIEREQLVLDFAVPGDASHIASATGLRTADGQPIEWPIDDTKLTRKLAVPSQGRLYYVRYALKMGWSIDQIYQLTRIDPFFLGQIAELVAFEDTLLAYEKLEDVPESILREAKRLGYSDAQLANVYLDTISSRTILAVRERRKGMGITPAFKLVDTCAAEFEAATPYYYSTYESPVTVYDEQGNATQAYDSEIRITDAPKVVILGGGPNRIGQGIEFDYCCCHAAFAAREMGIESVMINSNPETVSTDYDTSDLLFFEPLTLEDVLNVTEAINPAGQLTGAIVQYGGQTPLNLAHGLAMAGTPIIGTSLDSIDLAEDRDQFDHLLEEVGLARPASGIARSRQQAEAIAAELGYPVLVRPSYVLGGRGMEICQDKSALRRFVDSAVHSAGLDGGLEDAPILIDKFLDGATEVDVDVIADFDPTGEREGGRAVICGIMEHIEHAGVHSGDSTCFLPPNELSPRTIGKVRQAAQQLASALKVCGLMNVQLAIKDDVVYVLEVNPRASRTAPYVSKATHVPWPNLAARVMMGATLDELGVQEVVDPGAFAVKAPVFPHQKFPRVDFVLGPEMRSTGEVMGMDASPPLALAKAAMAAGNTLPTAGAVFVSVRDADKQGILPVVRGLAAMGFVIYSTGGTAEFLARYSVRTNLVQKIATGARPNVIDMMTSGDIQLVINTPTASGSETDEGRIRSTAVRLSIPMITTATAARAAVDAIAALRAGDWSVRPLQEYAQAARSIEANRQPVAAR; this is translated from the coding sequence ATGCCCAAACGCGACGATATCCGCACCATCCTCGTCCTCGGCTCGGGCCCGATCGTCATCGGCCAGGGATGCGAATTCGACTATTCGGGCGCCCAGGCGTGCAAGGCCCTCAGGGCAGAGGGCTGCCGGGTGGTGCTGGTGAACTCCAACCCCGCCACCATCATGACCGATCCGAGCATGTCGGATCGCACCTACATCGAGCCCATCACGCCCGAGAGCGTCCGCAAGATCATCCAGAAAGAATGCGATCAGGCCGCCGGCGGCCAGGGCATCGACGCCATCCTGCCCACCCTGGGCGGCCAGACCGCCCTGAACTGCGCCTGCGCCCTGTTCGACAACGGCACGCTGGACGAATTCGGGATCGAGATGATCGGCGCCGACCGCCAGGTCATCCACCGGGCCGAGGATCGCGAGGCCTTCCGCAAGGTGTGCGAGGCCGAGGGCCTGCCGCTGGCGCCCTCCCGCACCGTCACTTCGCTCGACGAGGCGATGGAAGCCCTCGAGGAACTGGGCCTGCCATCGATCGTTCGGCCCGCCTTCACGCTGGGCGGCTGGGGTGGTGGCGTGGCATACAACACCGACGAGTTCCGCCAGCAGGTGGCCCGCGGCCTGAGCGCCAGCATGATCGGCCAGGTGCAGATCGACAAGAGCCTGCTGGGCTGGAAGGAGTACGAGCTCGAGGTTGTCCGCGACAAGAAGGACAACTGCGTCATCGTCTGCGGCATCGAGAACATCGATGCCATGGGCGTCCACACGGGCGACTCGATCACCGTCGCCCCCGTGCTGACGTTGACCGACAAGGAGTACCAGGTGCTCCGCGACGCGGCCTTCGCGGTCGTGCGGGCGGTGGGCGTCGAGACCGGCGGCAGCAACGTGCAGTTCGCCGTCAATCCGAACCCCACGCCGAACGAGGACGGCACCGAAGCGTTCGAGTTCGTGGTGGTCGAGATGAACCCGCGCGTGTCGCGCTCCAGCGCGCTGGCCAGCAAGGCCACGGGCTTCCCGATCGCCAAGATCGCCGCCCGCCTGGCTCTGGGCTACACGCTCGACGAGCTGCGCAACGACATCACCGCGACCACCAGCGCCTGCTTCGAGCCCAGCATCGACTACGTGGTCACCAAGATGCCGCGGTGGACGTTCGAGAAGTTCCCCGAGGCCGACGAAACGCTCACCACGCAGATGAAGAGCGTGGGCGAGGCCATGGCCATCGGCCGAACCTTCAAAGAAAGCCTCCAGAAGGCCATCCGCTCGATGGAGGTCAAGCGGTTTGGCTTGGGGCTCGATCGCAACGACAAGTGGTTGACGGCCACGCGGGCCATCGAGCGCGAGCAGCTCGTGCTGGATTTTGCCGTGCCGGGCGACGCGTCGCACATCGCCAGCGCCACGGGCCTGCGCACCGCCGATGGGCAGCCCATCGAATGGCCCATCGACGACACGAAGCTCACCCGAAAGCTGGCCGTGCCCAGCCAGGGCCGGCTGTACTACGTGCGATACGCGCTGAAGATGGGCTGGTCGATCGACCAGATCTACCAGCTGACGCGCATCGACCCGTTCTTCCTGGGGCAGATCGCCGAGCTGGTGGCCTTCGAGGACACGCTGCTGGCCTACGAGAAGCTCGAGGACGTGCCCGAGAGCATCCTCCGCGAGGCCAAGCGACTGGGCTACAGCGATGCGCAGCTGGCCAACGTGTACCTCGACACGATCAGCAGCAGGACCATCCTGGCCGTGCGCGAACGCCGCAAGGGCATGGGCATCACGCCCGCGTTCAAGCTGGTCGATACCTGCGCCGCCGAGTTCGAGGCCGCCACGCCCTATTACTACTCAACCTACGAGAGCCCGGTCACAGTGTATGACGAGCAGGGCAACGCCACGCAGGCCTACGACAGCGAGATCCGCATCACCGATGCGCCCAAGGTCGTCATCCTGGGCGGCGGGCCCAACCGCATCGGCCAGGGCATCGAGTTCGACTACTGCTGCTGCCACGCCGCCTTCGCTGCGCGAGAGATGGGCATCGAGAGCGTGATGATCAACTCGAACCCCGAGACGGTCAGCACCGACTACGACACCAGCGATCTGCTGTTCTTCGAGCCCCTGACGCTCGAGGACGTGCTCAACGTCACCGAAGCGATCAACCCCGCCGGGCAGCTCACCGGCGCGATCGTCCAGTACGGCGGGCAGACCCCGCTGAACCTCGCCCACGGCCTGGCCATGGCCGGCACGCCCATCATCGGCACCAGCCTCGACTCGATCGACCTGGCCGAGGACCGCGACCAGTTCGACCACCTGCTCGAGGAGGTCGGCCTGGCCCGCCCGGCCAGCGGCATCGCGCGCTCGCGCCAGCAGGCCGAGGCCATCGCCGCCGAGCTTGGCTACCCCGTGCTCGTGCGGCCCAGCTACGTGCTGGGCGGGCGGGGCATGGAGATCTGCCAGGACAAGTCGGCCCTGCGCCGCTTCGTCGACAGCGCCGTGCACAGCGCAGGGCTCGACGGCGGGCTCGAAGACGCGCCGATCCTCATCGACAAGTTCCTCGACGGCGCGACCGAGGTCGACGTGGACGTCATCGCCGATTTTGATCCCACGGGCGAGCGCGAGGGCGGCCGCGCCGTCATCTGCGGCATCATGGAGCACATCGAGCACGCGGGCGTGCACAGCGGCGACAGTACGTGCTTCCTGCCGCCCAACGAGCTCTCGCCGCGCACCATCGGCAAGGTCCGCCAGGCCGCCCAGCAGCTCGCCTCGGCCCTGAAGGTCTGCGGCCTGATGAACGTGCAGCTTGCGATCAAGGACGACGTGGTCTACGTGCTGGAGGTCAACCCCCGCGCCAGCCGGACGGCCCCGTACGTCAGCAAGGCCACGCACGTGCCCTGGCCCAACCTTGCCGCCCGCGTCATGATGGGCGCCACGCTCGACGAACTGGGCGTGCAGGAGGTGGTCGACCCCGGCGCGTTCGCCGTCAAGGCGCCCGTGTTCCCCCACCAGAAGTTCCCGCGCGTCGACTTCGTGCTGGGCCCGGAGATGCGCAGCACGGGCGAGGTCATGGGCATGGACGCCTCGCCCCCGCTGGCGCTGGCCAAGGCCGCGATGGCCGCGGGCAACACGCTGCCCACCGCCGGCGCCGTGTTCGTCTCCGTGCGCGACGCCGACAAGCAGGGCATCCTCCCCGTCGTGCGCGGGCTGGCGGCCATGGGCTTCGTGATCTACAGCACCGGCGGCACCGCCGAGTTCCTGGCGCGCTACAGCGTGCGCACGAACCTGGTCCAGAAGATCGCCACGGGCGCACGCCCCAACGTCATCGACATGATGACCAGCGGCGACATCCAGCTGGTCATCAACACGCCCACCGCCAGCGGCAGCGAGACCGACGAGGGCCGCATCCGCTCCACCGCCGTGCGCCTGTCGATCCCGATGATCACCACCGCCACGGCCGCGCGCGCGGCGGTCGACGCCATCGCCGCCCTGCGCGCCGGCGACTGGTCGGTCCGGCCGCTCCAGGAATACGCCCAGGCCGCCCGCAGCATCGAGGCCAACCGCCAGCCCGTCGCCGCCCGCTGA